A DNA window from Streptococcus parapneumoniae contains the following coding sequences:
- a CDS encoding class II fructose-bisphosphate aldolase, whose translation MAIVSAEKFVQAARDNGYAVGGFNTNNLEWTQAILRAAEAKKAPVLIQTSMGAAKYMGGYKVARNLIANLVESMGITVPVAIHLDHGHYEDALECIEVGYTSIMFDGSHLPVEENLKLAKEVVEKAHAKGISVEAEVGTIGGEEDGIIGKGELAPIEDAKAMVATGIDFLAAGIGNIHGPYPANWEGLDLDHLQKLTEALPGFPIVLHGGSGIPDEQIQAAIKLGVAKVNVNTECQIAFANATRKFARDYEANEAEYDKKKLFDPRKFLADGVKAIQASVEERIDVFGSEGKA comes from the coding sequence ATGGCAATCGTTTCAGCAGAAAAATTTGTCCAAGCAGCTCGTGACAACGGTTATGCAGTTGGTGGATTTAACACAAACAACCTTGAGTGGACTCAAGCTATCTTGCGCGCAGCAGAAGCTAAAAAAGCTCCAGTTTTAATCCAAACTTCAATGGGTGCTGCTAAATACATGGGTGGTTACAAAGTTGCTCGCAACTTGATCGCTAACCTTGTTGAATCAATGGGTATCACTGTACCAGTAGCTATCCACCTTGACCACGGTCACTACGAAGATGCACTTGAGTGTATCGAAGTTGGTTACACTTCAATCATGTTTGATGGTTCACACCTTCCAGTTGAAGAAAACCTTAAATTGGCTAAAGAAGTTGTTGAAAAAGCACACGCTAAAGGTATCTCAGTAGAAGCTGAAGTTGGTACTATCGGTGGTGAAGAAGACGGAATCATCGGTAAAGGTGAATTGGCTCCAATCGAAGACGCTAAAGCAATGGTTGCAACTGGTATCGACTTCTTGGCAGCTGGTATCGGTAACATCCACGGTCCTTACCCAGCAAACTGGGAAGGTCTTGACCTTGACCACTTGCAAAAATTGACAGAAGCTCTTCCAGGATTCCCAATCGTATTGCACGGTGGATCAGGTATTCCTGATGAGCAAATCCAAGCAGCTATCAAACTTGGTGTTGCCAAAGTTAACGTTAACACAGAATGCCAAATCGCATTTGCTAACGCAACTCGTAAATTTGCTCGTGACTACGAAGCAAACGAAGCAGAATACGACAAGAAAAAACTCTTCGACCCACGTAAATTCTTGGCTGACGGTGTAAAAGCTATCCAAGCATCAGTTGAAGAACGTATCGACGTATTCGGTTCAGAAGGTAAAGCTTAA
- a CDS encoding ABC transporter permease, producing the protein MNPIQRAWAYVSRKRLRSFILFLILLVLLAGISACLTLMKSNKTVESNLYKSLNTSFSIKKIENGQTFKLSDLASVSKIKGLENVSPELETIAKLKDKEAVSGEQSVERDDLSAADKNLVSLTALEDSSKDVTFTSSAFNLKEGRHLQKGDSKKIIIHEELAKKNGLSLHDKIGLDAGQSESDKGQTVEFEIVGIFSGKKQEKFTGLSSDFSENQVFTDYESSQTLLGNSEPQVNAARFYVENPKEMDGLMKQVENLALENQGYQVEKENKAFEQIKDSVATFQIFLTIFLYGMLIAGAGALILVLSLWLRERVYEVGILLALGKGKSSIFLQFCLEVVLVSLGALLPAFVAGNVITSYLLQTLLASGEQASLQDTLAKASSLSTSLLSFAESYVFLLLISCLSVALCFLFLFRKSPKEILSSIS; encoded by the coding sequence ATGAATCCAATCCAAAGAGCTTGGGCTTATGTCAGCAGAAAACGACTGAGAAGTTTTATTTTATTTCTGATTTTATTGGTCCTATTGGCAGGAATTTCAGCCTGTTTGACGCTGATGAAGTCCAACAAAACAGTAGAAAGCAATCTTTACAAATCACTCAATACATCTTTTTCTATTAAAAAGATAGAAAACGGTCAGACTTTCAAGTTGTCAGATCTAGCATCCGTTAGCAAGATTAAGGGACTGGAAAATGTCTCTCCTGAACTCGAAACGATTGCAAAACTAAAAGACAAGGAAGCAGTGAGTGGTGAGCAGAGCGTAGAGCGTGATGATTTGTCAGCTGCGGACAAGAACTTGGTTAGTTTAACGGCTCTTGAGGATTCATCCAAAGATGTCACCTTTACTAGCTCAGCTTTCAACCTAAAAGAAGGGCGACACCTTCAAAAAGGGGATTCCAAGAAAATCATCATCCACGAAGAGTTGGCTAAGAAGAACGGTCTTTCCCTTCATGACAAGATTGGCTTGGATGCCGGACAGTCCGAATCTGATAAAGGGCAAACAGTAGAGTTTGAAATCGTCGGAATCTTCTCTGGTAAAAAACAAGAGAAATTTACAGGCTTGTCTTCCGACTTCAGTGAAAACCAGGTCTTTACAGACTATGAAAGTAGCCAAACCCTTTTGGGCAATAGTGAACCTCAAGTTAATGCAGCTCGCTTCTATGTAGAAAATCCTAAGGAAATGGACGGACTCATGAAGCAGGTAGAAAACTTGGCCTTGGAAAATCAAGGCTACCAAGTCGAAAAGGAAAACAAGGCTTTTGAACAAATCAAAGACTCAGTTGCAACCTTCCAAATCTTCCTGACCATCTTCCTTTATGGGATGTTGATAGCAGGAGCAGGAGCCTTAATTCTGGTTTTGTCTCTCTGGTTGAGAGAAAGGGTCTACGAAGTGGGAATTTTACTGGCACTTGGAAAAGGCAAGAGCTCGATTTTCCTACAGTTTTGTTTAGAGGTAGTTTTGGTATCTCTTGGAGCTTTGCTTCCAGCATTTGTTGCAGGAAACGTCATCACATCTTACCTACTCCAAACACTACTAGCAAGTGGAGAACAGGCAAGCTTACAAGATACACTAGCCAAAGCAAGCAGTCTATCAACCAGCCTCCTATCTTTTGCAGAATCCTATGTCTTTCTGTTATTGATTAGTTGCTTATCTGTAGCCCTTTGTTTCCTATTTTTATTTAGAAAATCGCCGAAAGAAATTTTATCATCTATTAGTTAA
- a CDS encoding LysM peptidoglycan-binding domain-containing protein, which yields MRQTNVRGSLSLRGFRKLRTGAIVATGVILLGLGFLAPTVSANEQDGVWVARTVAEVKADIQNINNLSHYTIKWGDTLSAISGATGLSVDSLVEINRIANRDLIFANNKLYFSEEAFLKDGNTEVKRQQVSIDNSGSRQSYEVETKTDTVTGEQTTTVKQTTPVVVETPAVSSPKVEEPSTSAPAQPAEESPAPAQPTEESPAAPGTTETPAPTKPTEESPAAPGATETPTPAAPAEETPAAPGTTETPAPAQPAEESPAAPGATETPTPAAPAEETPAVPGTTETPTPATPAEDHPATSGTTETLAPATPAEETPAAPGTTEQPAPAAPAEGSPAAPGVTETPAPKKPTEETTAAPGTTETPTPAAPAEESPAAPGATEQPTPAQPTEDTTGTPDLNQPAKENETVVAEKEETDRTNTGNPEKNGENSVDKEDPVKKAKDDSINENIMTVYNRKLEIINKLSDENKKNDLKRGLEALKNEAVAAITEANDEEKVISVTEYYQNEIDGFEVPGEEFNGPDYSKEGLSNGRNDGTTIDGDSTAIGHGSGEVPSESTTKSTEETPTAETTVSEGEASGESGQPVEGASDEATSSSSDSTSNEEKLQSDEPAEEAGAEPTAEVSETPGAGTTGDQGKESKAEEQSSGTEVSNEGAETTEPTAEVSETSGATTTGAEGTDGANVESEQKSETTKVEELEPASEGTTSGNQGQQVEESSESKEVESTVSGTESEETGTSGETSTATQPVGEEGKSETTEEASNTSSEATTPSAEDSATGDTIAPETSTNTEETVNQSVDSSHSGADSSTSVTEDNNAETNSQNTEASTGDGNSESLNSDSEKLQSDAPAEEHDGSEKSLEKETEDSNKAAIDDHKKLAEEAISTSDLDDTQKQEARDRLNELTNLYYKKLAEETDFEKQTQLVDEYETLSQSIQTPGATIEGAADYTKPIESHAGGTTIDENSTVANSALTSSNPSSQPSSSEDSSQTQPAATSDSSTTGNSGFRSAGTYQPRVTRRRRSIEEPQNTVSLYYNFDGMKDIPGFFGDPGEDNTVTIPAGTSKERAKELVEAKIQAKVQELNKRGYTVKKEIVFEQDTDVKNFNYVVTFTKETTGTTGFRMAPAVQPRASRNRRSLEQPAPQKVKVNVFYNFDKMKDIAGFLGYIDGTSLEVAAGSTNEEVKAAVKSQVDAKKEELSKRGYTFKEDYVYQANGKDYNYVVTFSKAAK from the coding sequence ATGAGACAAACAAATGTTAGAGGAAGCTTGTCCCTCCGTGGTTTTAGAAAATTGAGAACTGGTGCAATTGTTGCGACAGGTGTGATTCTACTAGGTCTGGGCTTTTTAGCTCCAACTGTATCAGCTAATGAACAAGATGGTGTCTGGGTAGCCAGAACAGTTGCAGAAGTAAAAGCTGATATTCAAAATATAAACAATTTATCACACTACACAATTAAGTGGGGAGATACACTGAGTGCTATTAGTGGGGCAACGGGGCTATCTGTTGATAGTTTGGTTGAGATAAATCGTATTGCAAATAGAGATTTGATTTTTGCTAATAATAAATTGTATTTTAGCGAAGAAGCTTTTCTAAAAGATGGAAATACAGAAGTAAAAAGACAGCAAGTGTCGATTGATAATTCTGGTAGCCGTCAAAGTTATGAAGTTGAAACAAAGACAGATACTGTAACTGGAGAGCAAACTACTACTGTTAAACAAACGACACCAGTAGTTGTGGAAACACCAGCAGTATCATCGCCGAAAGTGGAAGAACCATCAACCTCAGCGCCAGCACAACCGGCGGAAGAATCCCCAGCGCCAGCACAGCCAACGGAAGAATCCCCAGCAGCGCCAGGTACAACAGAAACTCCAGCGCCAACGAAACCAACGGAAGAATCCCCAGCAGCGCCAGGAGCAACAGAGACACCAACTCCAGCGGCACCAGCGGAAGAAACCCCAGCAGCGCCAGGAACAACAGAAACGCCAGCGCCAGCACAACCGGCGGAAGAATCCCCAGCAGCGCCGGGAGCAACAGAGACACCAACTCCAGCGGCACCAGCGGAAGAAACCCCAGCAGTTCCAGGAACAACAGAGACACCAACTCCAGCGACACCAGCGGAAGACCACCCAGCAACGTCAGGCACAACAGAAACGCTAGCGCCAGCGACACCAGCGGAAGAAACCCCAGCAGCGCCAGGAACGACAGAACAACCAGCTCCAGCGGCACCAGCAGAAGGAAGCCCAGCAGCGCCAGGAGTAACAGAAACTCCAGCGCCAAAGAAACCAACAGAAGAAACCACAGCAGCGCCGGGAACAACAGAGACACCAACTCCAGCGGCACCAGCGGAAGAATCCCCAGCAGCGCCGGGAGCAACAGAACAACCAACTCCAGCGCAACCAACGGAAGACACAACAGGAACTCCGGATTTGAATCAACCAGCTAAAGAAAACGAGACAGTTGTAGCAGAAAAAGAAGAAACAGACAGAACAAATACGGGGAACCCAGAAAAAAATGGAGAAAATTCAGTAGATAAAGAAGATCCTGTTAAAAAAGCTAAAGACGATAGTATTAACGAAAATATAATGACTGTTTATAATCGGAAATTAGAAATAATTAATAAACTTTCTGATGAAAACAAAAAAAATGACTTAAAAAGGGGATTAGAAGCTTTAAAAAATGAAGCAGTAGCAGCTATAACAGAGGCGAATGATGAAGAGAAAGTAATTAGCGTTACAGAATATTATCAAAATGAAATTGATGGTTTTGAAGTTCCGGGAGAGGAATTCAATGGGCCAGATTATAGTAAAGAAGGTTTGTCGAATGGTAGAAATGATGGAACTACAATTGATGGTGATAGTACAGCAATAGGTCACGGTTCAGGTGAAGTCCCTTCAGAATCAACAACGAAATCTACAGAAGAAACACCAACTGCAGAAACAACCGTCTCAGAAGGAGAAGCTTCAGGAGAATCAGGTCAACCAGTAGAAGGAGCTTCTGATGAAGCGACTTCTAGCTCAAGCGATTCAACCTCTAATGAAGAAAAATTACAAAGCGATGAACCAGCTGAAGAAGCAGGGGCAGAACCAACAGCGGAGGTTTCAGAAACACCAGGAGCAGGGACTACAGGTGATCAAGGAAAAGAGTCAAAAGCAGAAGAACAATCATCAGGTACAGAAGTATCGAATGAGGGAGCAGAAACAACAGAGCCGACAGCAGAGGTTTCAGAGACATCAGGAGCAACAACTACAGGAGCTGAAGGAACAGACGGAGCTAATGTAGAATCTGAACAGAAATCAGAAACTACGAAAGTTGAAGAGTTAGAACCAGCGTCAGAGGGTACAACTTCAGGAAATCAGGGTCAACAAGTAGAAGAATCTTCAGAATCAAAAGAAGTAGAATCAACTGTTTCAGGTACAGAAAGCGAAGAAACAGGTACTTCAGGTGAGACCAGTACCGCTACACAGCCAGTTGGAGAAGAAGGTAAATCTGAAACAACAGAAGAAGCTTCAAATACAAGTTCTGAAGCGACAACACCGTCAGCTGAGGATTCAGCTACAGGAGATACAATAGCTCCAGAAACCTCTACAAATACAGAAGAAACTGTAAATCAATCAGTTGATTCATCGCATTCAGGAGCGGATTCATCAACTTCAGTAACAGAAGATAATAACGCAGAAACAAATTCACAAAATACTGAAGCTTCGACTGGAGACGGAAACTCAGAGTCACTTAATTCAGACTCAGAAAAATTACAAAGCGATGCACCAGCTGAAGAACATGATGGTTCAGAGAAGTCTCTAGAGAAAGAAACTGAAGATAGTAATAAAGCTGCGATTGATGATCATAAAAAACTAGCTGAGGAAGCTATTTCTACTAGTGATTTAGATGATACTCAAAAACAAGAGGCTCGAGATAGATTAAATGAACTGACAAATCTCTATTATAAAAAACTAGCTGAGGAGACAGATTTTGAAAAACAAACTCAGTTAGTTGATGAATATGAGACTTTGAGTCAAAGTATTCAAACTCCAGGAGCGACTATAGAAGGGGCAGCAGATTATACTAAACCAATCGAAAGCCATGCTGGCGGAACAACTATTGATGAAAATAGTACAGTAGCAAACAGCGCACTAACTTCTAGCAATCCATCTTCTCAGCCGTCCTCATCTGAAGACTCATCACAAACACAACCTGCGGCAACGTCAGACAGTTCTACAACTGGTAACTCAGGATTCCGAAGTGCAGGAACTTACCAACCTCGAGTAACTCGTCGTCGGAGAAGTATTGAGGAACCTCAAAACACAGTTTCACTTTATTATAATTTTGATGGTATGAAAGATATTCCAGGTTTCTTTGGTGATCCTGGTGAAGACAATACTGTTACGATTCCTGCTGGAACAAGTAAAGAGCGGGCAAAAGAATTAGTTGAAGCAAAAATTCAAGCTAAAGTTCAAGAATTAAATAAACGTGGATATACAGTAAAAAAAGAAATAGTATTTGAGCAAGATACTGATGTGAAAAACTTTAATTACGTAGTAACTTTCACTAAGGAAACTACAGGAACCACAGGTTTCAGGATGGCTCCAGCAGTTCAACCACGCGCTAGCAGAAATCGTAGAAGTCTAGAACAGCCAGCTCCTCAAAAGGTCAAAGTAAATGTATTTTATAACTTTGATAAAATGAAAGATATTGCAGGTTTCCTAGGATATATCGATGGAACTTCTCTTGAAGTCGCAGCTGGTTCAACAAATGAAGAGGTTAAAGCAGCTGTCAAGAGCCAAGTTGATGCTAAGAAAGAAGAGTTGAGCAAACGCGGCTATACTTTCAAAGAGGACTATGTCTATCAAGCTAATGGGAAAGATTATAATTACGTTGTAACATTTTCAAAAGCAGCTAAATAA
- the vncS gene encoding sensor histidine kinase VncS, giving the protein MKRTGLFTKIFIYTFSIFSVLVVCLHLAIYFLFPSTYLSHRQETIGQKATAIAKSLEGKDRQSIEQVLDLYSQTSEIKGTVKGEMTEDKLEVKGSLPLDTERQTTSLFIEEREVKTQDGGTMTLQFLASMDLQKEAEQISLQFLPYTLLASFLISLLVAYIYARTIVAPILEIKRVTRRMMDLDAQVRLRVDSKDEIGDLKEQINSLYQHLLTVIADLHDKNEAILQLEKMKVEFLRGASHELKTPLASLKILIENMKENIGRYKDRDHYLGVALGIVDELNHHVLQILSLSSVQELRDDREEIDLHQMTQSLVKDYALLAKERELQIDNSLSHQQAYLNPSVMKLILSNLISNAIKHSVPGGLVGIGEREGELFIENSCSSEEQEKLAQSFSDNASRKAKGSGMGLFVVKSLLEHEKLAYRFEMKENRLTFFIAFPKVAQD; this is encoded by the coding sequence ATGAAACGAACAGGTTTATTTACAAAGATATTTATCTATACCTTCTCGATTTTTAGTGTTCTAGTCGTCTGTCTCCATTTAGCCATTTATTTTCTTTTTCCCTCGACTTATCTGAGCCATCGTCAGGAAACCATTGGCCAGAAGGCAACAGCCATTGCTAAATCCCTAGAGGGAAAGGATAGACAAAGCATTGAGCAAGTATTAGACTTGTATTCTCAGACCAGTGAGATCAAGGGGACAGTCAAGGGAGAGATGACCGAGGACAAGTTAGAAGTCAAGGGCAGTCTTCCTCTGGATACGGAACGTCAGACAACATCTCTTTTTATCGAGGAGCGTGAGGTGAAAACGCAAGACGGTGGCACCATGACCCTGCAATTTTTAGCTTCCATGGACTTGCAAAAGGAAGCAGAGCAGATCAGTCTCCAATTTCTCCCCTATACCTTGCTGGCATCCTTTCTAATTTCCCTCTTGGTGGCCTACATCTATGCTCGGACCATTGTGGCCCCGATTTTGGAAATCAAGCGGGTGACTCGTAGAATGATGGATTTGGATGCCCAAGTGCGATTGCGCGTGGATTCCAAGGATGAGATTGGTGATCTAAAGGAACAAATCAATAGCCTTTACCAGCATCTTTTGACTGTCATTGCGGACTTGCATGACAAGAATGAAGCCATTCTCCAGCTGGAAAAGATGAAGGTCGAATTCCTACGAGGGGCTTCTCATGAATTGAAAACACCTCTGGCTAGTTTGAAAATCCTGATTGAAAACATGAAAGAAAACATCGGTCGTTATAAGGATAGAGATCACTATCTGGGAGTTGCCTTGGGGATTGTGGATGAGCTCAATCATCACGTTCTCCAGATACTTTCTCTCTCTTCTGTACAGGAATTACGAGATGATAGGGAAGAAATTGACCTACACCAGATGACGCAAAGTCTGGTTAAGGATTATGCCTTGCTAGCCAAGGAAAGAGAGCTTCAGATAGACAATAGCTTGTCCCATCAGCAGGCCTATCTAAATCCATCAGTCATGAAGTTGATCCTGTCTAATCTCATCAGCAACGCCATCAAGCACTCTGTTCCAGGCGGCTTGGTTGGCATTGGAGAAAGAGAAGGGGAACTTTTTATCGAAAATAGCTGTAGCTCAGAGGAACAAGAAAAACTAGCCCAGTCTTTTTCTGACAATGCTAGTCGCAAGGCCAAGGGGTCTGGGATGGGGCTCTTTGTGGTCAAGAGTCTATTAGAACATGAAAAATTAGCTTATCGTTTTGAGATGAAGGAGAATCGTTTAACCTTCTTTATAGCTTTTCCAAAAGTCGCCCAAGACTAG
- the vex3 gene encoding ABC transporter permease subunit Vex3, whose product MLHNAFAYVTRKFFKSIVIFLIILLMASLSLVGLSIKGATAKASQETFKNITNSFSMQINRRVNQGTPRGAGNIKGEDIKKITENKAIESYVKRINAIGDLTGYELIETPETKKNLTPDRAKHFGSSLMITGVNDSSKEDKFVSGSYKLVEGEHLTNDDKDKILLHKDLAAKHGWKVGDKVKLDSNIYDADNEKGAKETVEVTIKGLFDGHNKSAVTYSQELYENTAITDIHTAAKLYGYTEDTAIYGDATFFVTADKNLDDVMKELNGISGINWKSYTLVKSSSNYPALEQSISGMYKMANLLFWGSLSFSVLLLALLLSLWINARRKEVGILLSIGLKQASILGQFITESILIAIPALVSAYFLATYTARAIGNTVLANVTSGVAKQASKAAQASNLGGGAEVDGFSKTLSSLDISIQTSDFILVFVLALVLVVLVMALASSNLLRKQPKELLLDSE is encoded by the coding sequence ATGTTACACAATGCATTTGCCTATGTTACAAGGAAGTTTTTCAAATCGATTGTCATCTTCCTGATTATTCTCCTCATGGCGAGCTTGAGTTTGGTCGGCTTGTCGATCAAGGGAGCTACTGCCAAGGCTTCTCAGGAGACCTTTAAAAATATCACCAATAGCTTCTCCATGCAAATCAATCGTCGCGTCAATCAAGGAACGCCACGTGGTGCTGGGAATATCAAGGGTGAAGATATCAAAAAAATCACCGAAAACAAGGCCATTGAGTCTTATGTGAAACGCATCAACGCTATCGGAGATTTGACTGGATATGAACTTATCGAAACTCCAGAAACCAAGAAAAATCTGACACCTGACCGTGCCAAACATTTTGGAAGTAGCTTGATGATTACAGGTGTCAATGACTCCTCTAAAGAAGACAAGTTTGTCTCTGGTTCTTATAAGCTGGTCGAAGGTGAGCACCTAACCAACGATGACAAGGACAAGATTCTCCTGCACAAGGACTTGGCAGCCAAACACGGCTGGAAAGTAGGGGACAAGGTCAAACTAGACTCTAATATCTACGATGCAGACAATGAAAAAGGAGCCAAGGAAACAGTCGAAGTGACAATCAAGGGACTCTTTGATGGCCACAATAAGTCAGCAGTAACCTACTCCCAAGAACTCTATGAAAATACAGCTATCACAGACATTCACACTGCTGCAAAACTTTATGGATACACAGAAGACACAGCTATTTACGGGGACGCTACCTTCTTTGTAACAGCGGACAAGAACTTGGATGATGTTATGAAAGAGTTGAATGGCATCAGTGGTATCAACTGGAAGAGCTATACACTGGTGAAGAGCTCCTCTAACTACCCAGCTCTTGAGCAATCCATATCTGGTATGTACAAGATGGCCAATCTCCTCTTCTGGGGTAGCTTGAGCTTCTCAGTCCTTCTCCTTGCCCTCTTGCTCAGCCTTTGGATCAATGCCCGTCGCAAGGAAGTGGGAATTCTCCTCTCTATCGGTCTCAAGCAGGCAAGTATCTTGGGTCAATTCATCACTGAATCCATCTTGATTGCCATCCCTGCTCTTGTTTCTGCTTACTTCTTAGCTACTTACACAGCGCGTGCAATCGGAAATACTGTCCTTGCCAATGTGACTTCAGGTGTTGCCAAACAGGCTAGTAAGGCGGCTCAGGCCTCTAACCTTGGTGGTGGTGCAGAAGTAGATGGCTTTAGCAAGACCTTGTCGAGCCTAGATATTTCCATTCAGACATCAGACTTTATCCTCGTTTTTGTTCTTGCTTTAGTTCTAGTCGTTCTCGTTATGGCGCTTGCATCAAGCAATCTCCTCAGAAAACAACCAAAAGAGCTCTTGCTGGATAGTGAATAA
- the vncR gene encoding response regulator transcription factor VncR — protein sequence MKILIVEDEEMIREGISDYLTDCGYETIEAADGQEALEKFSSYEVALVLLDIQMPKLNGLEVLAEIRKTSQVPVLMLTAFQDEEYKMTAFASLADGYLEKPFSLSLLKVRVDAIFKRYYDTGRIFSYKDAKVDFESYSASLAGEEVAINAKELEILDYLVKNEGRALTRSQIIDAVWKATDEVPFDRVIDVYIKELRKKLDLDCILTVRNVGYKLERK from the coding sequence ATGAAAATTTTAATTGTAGAAGATGAAGAGATGATCCGTGAGGGGATCAGTGATTATTTGACGGATTGTGGTTATGAAACCATTGAGGCGGCGGATGGTCAGGAAGCCTTAGAAAAATTTTCCAGCTATGAAGTAGCCTTAGTTTTACTGGATATCCAGATGCCAAAGCTCAATGGCTTAGAAGTCCTAGCGGAAATTCGTAAAACCAGTCAGGTTCCTGTTTTGATGTTGACTGCCTTTCAGGATGAAGAATACAAGATGACTGCCTTTGCTTCGCTAGCAGATGGCTATCTGGAAAAGCCCTTCTCCCTCTCCCTCTTAAAAGTGAGGGTGGATGCGATTTTCAAGCGCTATTATGATACGGGAAGAATCTTTTCTTACAAGGATGCCAAGGTGGACTTTGAAAGCTACAGTGCAAGCCTCGCAGGTGAGGAAGTAGCTATCAATGCCAAAGAGTTAGAAATTCTTGATTATTTGGTGAAAAATGAAGGAAGAGCCTTGACTCGTTCTCAGATTATCGATGCAGTCTGGAAGGCGACAGATGAGGTTCCCTTTGACCGAGTCATTGATGTTTATATCAAGGAACTGCGGAAAAAGCTAGACCTGGACTGCATCCTCACTGTGCGCAATGTTGGTTATAAATTGGAGCGAAAATGA
- the vex2 gene encoding ABC transporter ATP-binding subunit Vex2, whose amino-acid sequence MTLLQLQDLTYRYKNTAEAVLYQINYHFEPGKFYSIIGESGAGKSTLLSLLAGLDSPVEGSILFQGEDIRKKGYSYHRMHHISLVFQNYNLIDYLSPLENIRLVNKKASKDTLLELGLDESQIKRNVLQLSGGQQQRVAIARSLVSEAPVILADEPTGNLDPKTAGDIVELLKSLAQKTGKCVIVVTHSKEVAQASDITLELKDKKLTETRNTTK is encoded by the coding sequence ATGACTTTATTACAATTACAAGACCTTACCTATCGTTATAAAAACACTGCTGAAGCAGTCCTATATCAGATTAATTATCATTTTGAACCCGGGAAATTTTACAGTATTATTGGTGAGTCAGGAGCAGGAAAATCCACTCTCTTGTCTCTACTGGCTGGTCTAGATAGTCCTGTTGAAGGTTCTATCCTTTTTCAAGGAGAGGATATTCGTAAGAAGGGCTATTCTTACCATCGCATGCACCATATTTCCCTGGTCTTTCAAAATTATAACTTGATAGATTATCTTTCTCCACTGGAAAATATCCGCTTGGTCAATAAAAAGGCAAGCAAGGATACACTGCTTGAGCTTGGTTTGGATGAAAGTCAGATTAAGCGGAATGTTCTTCAGTTATCAGGTGGTCAACAGCAACGTGTTGCCATTGCACGTAGTTTGGTATCAGAAGCTCCAGTTATCTTAGCTGATGAGCCAACGGGAAATCTGGACCCTAAAACTGCTGGAGATATTGTCGAACTGCTCAAATCACTTGCCCAGAAAACAGGTAAATGTGTTATCGTCGTCACCCACAGCAAAGAAGTGGCACAAGCGTCAGACATTACACTTGAGTTGAAGGATAAGAAACTGACTGAAACTCGCAATACTACGAAATAA